One Arachis hypogaea cultivar Tifrunner chromosome 2, arahy.Tifrunner.gnm2.J5K5, whole genome shotgun sequence genomic window, ATTATTGTGGATATGCAAATAATGActgcggatatgcggatattatccgatccggcTGTAGTTATTAATTGAGATTTCACTATTATTATAATTTgcaataaaaaagatttaattattaaaagataaatgatGCAGACAGTGGTAATGTGAGGTTAGCTGGTACGAAGTATTAGAATATGTGTATGGTATGTACTATGTATTATGTAAGATGAGAatgaaagagttgaaaatggaaTGGTAGAGCCCACGAAGCATGCATGGGATGCGAATTTTGTGAAGTCAGAGGGAACCTAATAATATTGATGAGTGGGTCCTCTTCTGTTCATGTGATCCGATCCCATCTCACGTTTTATTTTGCATAGATTAGGGAATCAATACCCTCACTTTTACACACAATCATGTTTTGGTTTTTTGGATGTGCTTGTTTGTGCTACTCAAATATATTCTATCATTTTTCACTTCTCGAATCCTATTCGTTTATAGTTTCAATAAAGtgcaaaaataaagtaaaatgtaAGGTGTCAATTTTCTCATACAATTTCAATACTAATAGTAATGGTGAAAGATGTTTTCATGTAAATATCAATTACGCTTAGAAATGAATACGTCACGGCTAAATACTAATTTTATTCTGTGAATACTTAATTTGATTAGCGGCAAGTAGAATTTAAAATAGAATGGGTTGAGTTCCGAATAtagtaaaatttgaatttaaatttaatcttATTTGACCTACTTGTACTTTGGATTTATTAGTGtatattgtaaaaaaattattgttagcAAAGACTTGATGATGAATTGATATGATTATGTTGTTTGTAATTTTAATATTGAGttgattataatttaatttttttagggcAGCATGGGAGTGGGTTGGGTTTGAAAAAATTTCAACATGcggacaaaaagaaaatatttgaaaaaattttaaatttacgaATAGAATTATAGTAGAATTTTTTTGGGGGTATTTAGAAGGGGCTTAAAGCCCAAGGAacccaaataaaatttaaatcctaCCGTTTGTAGTAATGAATATTTTCGAGTAACCGAACTAAATTAGATCAGATAAACTCTGATGCTACATAACTCAACTTCAAAAATTAGTAAAAGAGATGGGCGATATTTTGCATATTCATACTTGTAAATATTCTATAAATATTCTAAAGAAAACTATACCATTGAGAAACTTGAGACAATAATACGAGAATAtctttttgttctcttttttttttgggtcaagaatctttttgttttcttcaaCTGCATTATGTTTTGGAAACTTGCTGGGTATTGTATTTAATGTGTTGGTCCAATGAGGCCCAACATTAGTTGGATCAAACCGGCCACCCTTGTAAATTATTCGAATTCGAACAGTTTAGCCAACATATCAATGAAGTTTAGATTTGGTTCCGGGTCCGAAAATTGATTGCATGCTATGACCAAAATGATCAATAACCTAAAAGCTAAAACACATATATTAGATTAAAATAGTAAACcgaaaaaaaaagggtaaagtatTGTCACTAACTTAGATTAACTGAGTGGTCAGTTTAAACAAGTATTGATGATGTAGCTGAGACTTAGGTCAGATGGTAAATCATGGAAATGGattctcttatttttttgttattggaGAGAATAAAGTATAATCTCTCACCTTTAATTCTACAAGTGGGACCAGaaataaatgagagagagaatgCAATGAAGAGTGAGATTTTCTACTGAATTCCATTCAGTTTTTTTTCCACTGAGGAGGATCCACTCCCGATAAATCATGTGCCTCTTAGTGCGCTACTTCTGGGTTCGAACCTTATATATGTACCAAGTTAAAAaggaactcttttttttttgtttgcaccAGGGTATCCATCAGGACAGAAATCCAATGACTAATCCTCAACACCAAGTTGAAAAGGAACTCTTTAGTATTGTGTGGGTGAGTGTGTAGTGTGGGTATATAGTAATACCTAAAATTGTAGATAGTCCAAttcattcaacaaaaaaaaagcaaGTGTCGGTAGTTCTAATTCTacttaaatgttttttttttttttttaccaaagataatagactcgaacccgcaactttttaattgagtatggggagactataccatttgagctattactcattgacaATTCTACTTAAATGTTAGTGAAAGATTTGATAGTAAGAtaacattaatattattttaaatattttatgataaaaataaaacgaTGAAAATGTTAggaatcaaaataaaattcattcCAAATATTGAAAATCAAAACAATACTTTATAAtggatttgaatcctctaaagtttgaatttcattttagagagtaaagtgtaatcTCTTACCATTAATTTCATAGGTgtgaccaagaataaatatgaaagagaaactattcaaggaTAGAAAATTATACTTTACTCTCGaaagtaaaatttaaactttaagaATCCAAATCCCTTTATAATATATAGAACCAACCCTTAATTGTGGTGTTAAccttaacccaaaaaaaaaaggataagttTCAAAGATTTACATATccaatctaatatctaaaaaaatatcaataatgtgttataaaataataaatatacataaattaatttaaattaaattttttttatcatactcataagaattaatttaaaaatagtatatctgtctctaaaaaaatttattaatattttttttaaaataaatctgtGTGAAATATAAATAGAGCGGATTTATTTGTGACTCTCCTAGAAAAGAAATTAAACACTAGACATTGTTACTGTGTTGATAGGACACCATGATTCCATGAATACAATGATGCAAGGGGAAGGAGAAGTGGAAAACATTCCGCACTGTACGATGTTGTTCCTTCACCGCCGTCTATGCACCACCGCCACCAGAACACTGGTCCCAAACCTCTCAAAGGTTCCTTCAAAGTACAAGAACCTTGCTCTCTCTCAAGCCCAGAAGATCCTCACTGATTACCTTCATTCCACAAGGTCCATCCCTTATGCCTTTGCTGATCAGATTGCTGCTAATTCTCACACTTCTCTCTCCAACCTCATTGCAAAGGTGCGATTTTCAGCTCCGTCTTTCTCCCACAccctcaacaagttcctcaggtACAACCCCATCAATGAATTTGAGTTCTTTTTTGAAAGCATTGGCATAAAGTATAGTCAAGTTCCTAACTTGTTGCCACCCCATAAGTTTTTCTTCTCTGAAGATGGCTCCATTTTGGATGCTGCTTGTGTGCTCTATGAATTTGGGTTCCCTTGGGATAAGCTTGGTTTGCTTTATGTGGAACGTTGTTCTGTGTTTAGGTGTAATACTGATGAGTTGAAGGGCAGGCTGTGTGTgctgaaaagttatggtttttgcAGTGTTCAGGTCATTGGGATATGTTTGGCTTTCCCTTTTGTTTTTGGTGAGCAGGGAGGAGTGTTGGAAGCTGAGATTGATGGGCTACTTGCTGATCTCAAGTTGGTTTTTCTGGATTTTGATTTGGCAGGGTGTGTTGAGGGGAATGCAGATTCTTGGTATGAGGTATGTAGGAAAATTCGGGTTTTTTACAATTCGAATGGTGAGAAGGGTAAGATGGGGGAACTCATTGGAAGGTATAAGAATGTGATTCTTGAGCATGGAGAAGAGGAGTTGATGCAGAACGCTGAGTATTTTTCTAGGTTTGGTGTCAAGAAGGAGGAAGTAGCTCGATTGATCCTACATGACTCGGaattgttgaattttgatttcgAAACGCCGGTGATCAATGTATTGAAGCTGTTGAAACACTTTGGCATGAGCTCCAAGGATCTTGAGGATGTCCAGCAAAACTATGCTCATGCATTGGGAACAATAAAAATGGTTAATTTGCCTAATGTAATGAGGGCTTTGGGTTTAAGTAAGTGGTTCTTTAATAGGATAAAGGATGGGAAGCATCAACTCTTACTGACTTATGTCACAAGCTTTCCCAATGAAGACCAAGATAAAGGATATCAAGATGGTTTAAAGGCGATTCGTGCTTCGAGAACCCGAGTTCACACCATGAATAAACTGAATTTCTTGCATGCCTTAGGCTTTGGAGAAACTGCTTTGACCATGGCTGTCCTAACTTACTTGAATGGGACTAGCAGCGAGTTACAGGAACGATTCGATTGCCTTCTTCATTTAGGGATTGAATTCTCAAAGCTCTCCAAGATAGTTGCAATTCGACCTAAGGTTCTAAGCCAACACCCGAAAATCATTGAGAAAAAGATTAAGTTCCTCTATGAGGAAATGGGATCCTCTGTGGAGCTTTTGGACACTTTTCCAGCATTCTTATGTTTTGACTTGGAAAAGCGCATTAAACCTAGGTTCAGATTCTATATGTGGATGATAGAAAAGGGTTATTGTGCCAAAAACTTTTCTATGGCAACCATGATTGCGACCAGCGACAAGAACTTTGTTCCTCATGCTTTTCGTATCCACCCAGCTGCTCCGAAACATTGGTTTGAGCAATTCTATCTCCGCAAATTGCCGGAATGATGAATCTGTACAGATTTTTAATACTTGGTTATAAttcttcttctggagttgaagaCAAAAACATTTGAGATATTGCTAGAAAACTTGTTACAGAGATGCATTTCCTTTGCAGTGGCGGTGAGATAGACATCAAGAACAACCTGCAAGTATCTTGCATAGTTCTTACTgacatcctatctcggatttgaGAGAAAGAAACCATGAATTTTGTGCACCTTTAGTCATGCTTCTACAAAGTGATTATGTTAGAGGGAGCTATGTAAGTAGGCCAATTGAATGTTTCACTAGGACTTGTTTCCTTTCATCATGTAAATTGgatttttgtttctttggtttTCGCCCCCGAAAAGTTGCTGGAGAAATGTGATACCATTTGATAAACTTCATTTGTTGCAGCAAGACTGGGAATGGCTTCCTAAACCATGGATGTTGGTGCTTGTGGAAGGTGTTGGAGTTGagatcaaatcttttcttttgatggttatgGCTCCCAAAAGTAAAAGAAACCTTGTAACTGTGAATCTGTGATCATTCCTGAAAGAAAACAAGCTACCAAGTTCTTCACAAAGTGCAAGCATTGATAATTTGATATGATTGCAAGTAACACTAGGTGGATCATTATGAATTTATGGGGTAACTAGATCAACTGAGCACTTGTATAAGGGGCAAAGTAATTGGCCTACATTCTCATCATTAACCAAATGCTTCATTATGAAAGAGagaagcaagaaatgtaaattgagcaattattttttttcctggttttctaTCTGTTGAGGTTGTTCATCATATGGTAATATGGAAACTGTTATATTATCCACAAATTTGATACTaaagttttcaatttttcatttttttagttgAAATTTCTAGCATTAAGGTTTAATCACTTAGTAGACTCTTATAGTTTTATAAATGTTTTGTTAGGTGTTTGTAGATTATTAGATAAAAGTTTTCAAttaagtatttattaatttttttatagaatgaaatattctaaaaatattcaaTTCCTTTTAAAGCCAATTGTTAGTaaggattttattaaaaaaatatttaacataaaaacttaattataaagTTTTAAATTACTGATATAAAAACTAATTGGTGCAAAATCTAaacaaagaaatttaaattattgatataaaatatataaattttaaattattgctataaaatataatgaataaaaagttaaaatttatttaattaataaaatccaacgcttaaaaaaaagtttaaggataaggataaatttttatttacatcTGTCAATTCATTCAACTTTTACAAGTAACTAAACTAAATgacaaaaaaacaaataatagaaaggAAAATGAGATGtgttaaataatgaaaaaaaaaacagtgtTAATAATCTGTGAATCCACGTGTCAAAGTGTTAAAGGGTCCACGTAGGCAAACACAATCCAGCATGTCATATAAGAAGAACAATCCTTGGAACATGATTGGGCAAAAGCATATCCAAGTTTATCCAAATGGCAGATATGATAAGCCACATTCCACTCCACAACTCTCCATCACACACCCCCAAAACAAAACAATCATATTTGAAGCTTCTCTTCTCTTAGTTAacattcacattcacattcaAGTTTCCACAAACGCACTCACGTATCTTAAGAATGGCCCAAGCAATGGCATCAATGGCAGGTTTGCGAGGATCATCACAGGGTGTGCTTGAAGGGAGCATCCAGCTGAGTGGCTCAAACCGGTTGATGAATGTGGCAAGTGGAAGCAACAGCAGCAGGGTGGCTGCCACGTCAGCAAGATCAGTGAGTGTGAGAGCACAACATCAAGAAGCTTCTCCACAGAGCAGCAGAAGAGCCATGCTTGGTGCTGCTGCTGCTGGTTTGGCTTCTGCTTCCTTTGTTCAGGCTGTTCTTGCTGATGCCAAACCCATCAAAGTTggccctcctcctcctccctccGGTGGACTCCGTAAGTCTTCACTTTCTTTCATTCTTCTACAACCTccttttttgttcttgttgtttacATGGATACATCTCTTTATACCAGATGTGCTTATGACTTATGAGAGAAGAAAAATAGTCACACAATTGGCATTAGATATAGTttctagaatttaattttgatgcacaatCAGTTTTACACGTACATCTAATTATGTATCGCTACATCAGCAAAAATAACCTTTCACATTGACTATGAGTTATTGagcgcatcaaaattaaactctagttTCTATTAGTCTATGATAAGTGATATGTCTCACTAGCACACATAAAAATCAGCTACTAAATcaattgtatatatataattttatattttaatataaattttatatgagTGACTAATTTGTTAGTTGAAATATAGTTATCTAATATTATGTAACGAGGGTCAAGTAAAAAGAGCACAACTTAACTATAGTTGAAACTGGTGATTCTTATGTAGTGGGATAAGATTTTGTTGTTGTGGCTGAAAATTATAACCATGGTGATTTTGTGTTATGGAAAATTTTGGCAGCTGGAACACTGAACTCTGATGAAGCAAGGGACCTTAAGTTGCCATTGAAAGACAGGTTCTTCCTTCAGCCATTGTCACCAAGTGAGGCAGCACAAAGGGCAAAGGAGTcagcaaaggaaattgtaaatgtGAAGCAGTTGATAGACAAGAAGGCATGGCCATATGTTCAGAATGACCTCCGTCTCCGCGCCGAGTATCTCCGATATGACCTTAACACTGTTGTCTCTGCAAAGCCTAAGGATCAGAAGAAACCCCTCAAGGATCTCATTGGCAAGCTCTTCCAGGATATCAGCAATGTAAGTCAATAATGGCCACACTGCGAAAAGAGATGAgagaattttaaaatatttgtgcgTTTGGTTTGCATTTTTATTCTCCGTTttcatttttttagtattttctgttttcagaattttatgaagaaaaaagagaaaacagcTTTTTACTAGTGATGTTTGTTGTGAGAGTTTAGAGTTTAGAGTTAgactaatcaaattttttttttttatgtgtgaTTAACAGCTTGATCATGCAGCAAAAGTGAAGAGCACCCCAGAAGCAGAGAAATACTATGCTGAGACTGTATCTTCTCTGAATGATGTTCTTGCCAAACTTGGTTAAATATGATTAGTATTTTCATGCTTTTTCCTGTCTAAGCTTTGTGTATGATCTTCTCAGACACTTTGTTTGACTGATGATATTTGAAGGAAATCAAAAGAGGGCAAGTTCATTATGAATAATGTGGAAATTATCATCAATTGGCCTTAGCTAGCTTCTCTAATGAAACAGCCTAATAACAAGATCAATGCCTATCATCACTTTACTCTTCCTGCAATATAGAAAATGAATAACCAATAATGTTTAATTTCTTATTACAAAACAAGAGTAAGTAAATAAGAATTGTATCAATATTTGGCTCATAAGATATTAGTCCGGGAATTTCATTCACTCGGACGTTTAAACTGTGTGTTAGGGTTTGAATATTGCTTTATGTATGttgtaatttattagttaataattaacccttaaatatatatcaaattcgcagtaaattaattttaatttgctGAACTGCAAAATACTATGAAAAAAAATGACTATATAAATAAacaataatgttatatatatatatatattaaaaatcaatcGCCAGATGAATTTTTGCTGTGTACATAATTTTGACAAATAAAATTTCCTTAATATATTGTCATATCAACATCTTTCTTAAAAGTAATCATTCACTACTACAAAAATTATACATGTATAATGAGTTTGATTAAATGATAATATAATATTGTTTGTATCATCATCTATTAAGGTCAGATTTTTTATTAACTACATTTATTTTGTTATCTCTAATATAAGTTCATATCTCCCTTGCTTCTTATGAAATTTGTTCTGGTACGTATGTATATGCATgccctatatgtatgtatatgtatgtacGTACGTATAAGCAAAAAAAAGATAAAGCGAAACGTATATattaacacaaaataaaaaaataaagatattctCCACATCCAAGTAATTTTGGCATCCAAATTCATCCAAATAATTTTAGGTCACGCGCTCTTCTCCTtcgcgtttcttcttcttcttcttctttttcttttcacactCGTTTACGTACGGAGCgtcttcttcttcaccttcttcttcgcgttcctcctcctccttcttttttgctttttttttcttcatgtgTTTTTTCCTTATCgttattcttttgttgttgttactgctgtattttttgtcttttcctccttctcttcttggtgaaAAAGCAATGGAaggtgaggaggaagagttttaaaCTGTGCAGAATAgaaatgaaccgaacatgttattatggtgaaacaattatatagtactaaatgaatagaacattatccattatataaattcaaatttgaacagctttctgcataataaACCGAAACACGTACTCAtgatgaaacaattgtatagtactgattgaacgaaacataatccattatataaaatcaaattcaaacagctttatgcataatgaaccgaacacatactcatggtgaaacaattgtataatactgaatgaacgaaacataatccattatataaaatcaaatttgaaacacctgtgtctacaatttagagatcatcaattcaattcaattcagattcagAACACCTGCGTCTATTCAATTCAATTGAAAAAATAATCCATTAACAAAatattggtgttgttggtgatgacgataatgaaagagaagaagaaaaagaatgaggaggaggaggagaagcagaagaagaatctgcatgcgcgaagaagaagaagggggaggaggaggaagaggagaatgaggaggtatacgtgaatttgaaagaagaagatgatgtatgcatgtatttgaaagaagaagaagaagaagcataggGGAGAAGAAGAAGCGAGGGAGAGGAAAAGAATATAAAGCGCGTGTAATGAGACTATTTTAATGAGAGTGATTTTTGTTGGTGAGGTGTTATACCTACTTAAATAAAATTtggatgaaaaaatatttgggtgTAGCATGGAAAAGGATTAGATGGTTTCAGaatgtttggaccattaaatggtcccatagcaaaacatgttttttaagttttttaataattattaaatagtccttatttaattttaattacaaattaatcctatatattttatttaattataaaaactattttttattttatcaattattattttatcattcatctattatgtttattaacaatcaaaaaccaaaacaataacgaattagatctttgaTTGATCGTAATAACTTTTTGGCAATCGTAATCAATTAAAAGTTTATCTTTTAATCCGTTACATCCCTCGAGCGTTGTGAAATCGTGTTTCAGAGAGAATCAATTGATTGTattaacaaaacaatcgattgaattttaggTTTTCCATAACTCAGTCAATTGGATTGAGCTTCAgattatcacaaaacaatcgattgaaattgcAAGGTAGTATGGTTTTtgcaaaaatcaatcgattggtcatattacccaatcgattgggtaatataaACAATTGATTGAAAGTTTCAAAGCAACTcgaggtctcacaattcaatcgattgattgTGTTGCCTAATCGATTGAAGTCTTCAAAGCAATATGGATTTGTCCAATTCAATCAATTGGTTGTgttatccaatcgattgaattatgcaCTATGCTGTTctcatttttcttatcatttttata contains:
- the LOC112735433 gene encoding oxygen-evolving enhancer protein 3-2, chloroplastic, coding for MAQAMASMAGLRGSSQGVLEGSIQLSGSNRLMNVASGSNSSRVAATSARSVSVRAQHQEASPQSSRRAMLGAAAAGLASASFVQAVLADAKPIKVGPPPPPSGGLPGTLNSDEARDLKLPLKDRFFLQPLSPSEAAQRAKESAKEIVNVKQLIDKKAWPYVQNDLRLRAEYLRYDLNTVVSAKPKDQKKPLKDLIGKLFQDISNLDHAAKVKSTPEAEKYYAETVSSLNDVLAKLG
- the LOC112735424 gene encoding transcription termination factor MTEF18, mitochondrial, with protein sequence MNTMMQGEGEVENIPHCTMLFLHRRLCTTATRTLVPNLSKVPSKYKNLALSQAQKILTDYLHSTRSIPYAFADQIAANSHTSLSNLIAKVRFSAPSFSHTLNKFLSVQVIGICLAFPFVFGEQGGVLEAEIDGLLADLKLVFLDFDLAGCVEGNADSWYEVCRKIRVFYNSNGEKGKMGELIGRYKNVILEHGEEELMQNAEYFSRFGVKKEEVARLILHDSELLNFDFETPVINVLKLLKHFGMSSKDLEDVQQNYAHALGTIKMVNLPNVMRALGLSKWFFNRIKDGKHQLLLTYVTSFPNEDQDKGYQDGLKAIRASRTRVHTMNKLNFLHALGFGETALTMAVLTYLNGTSSELQERFDCLLHLGIEFSKLSKIVAIRPKVLSQHPKIIEKKIKFLYEEMGSSVELLDTFPAFLCFDLEKRIKPRFRFYMWMIEKGYCAKNFSMATMIATSDKNFVPHAFRIHPAAPKHWFEQFYLRKLPE